The Pectobacterium wasabiae CFBP 3304 DNA segment ATTGGTGTGGATTTACCCGAACAGGAAATCCGTAATGCTTTCGCTCGTCTGACGGCATAACGCTTCCGTCTTATTTGTGCTGGTCACTCTGGCCAGCACTCTCTCTTCAATCCTATTATCGCTCTATTACTGGTTCTGTTTGTGCCACATTTTGTCTGGCAGGGGAGCGCATCTTCTCAGGATGGAATAGTGCAATTGCACGAAAAAATCCCTACCTTATTGTAATTATTACGAATACATCTAAAACGTGATCGTCCCTCGTTTTTTAGTGGAATATTGGTGTTATTTTATTAAAACGATATTTCATTATTTTGTGAGGTTAAGTATGCGTAGTGGTCTTGCTCTGTCATTAATGGCTTCCTGCATCACGCTGGGTATTCAAGCTGGTACGGCACAGGCTGCCAGCTCAGTGAAATTCCCAGATAAAACCTGTGACGTCACACAATACGGGGCCGAAGGTCACCGCCTACAGATCGCACTCAATACCGAAGCTTTCCAGAAGGCAATTGATGATTGCGCTGCGGCTGGTGGCGGAACGGTACACGTTCCTCGCGGTAATTATCTGGTTGATCCGCTGTTCCTGAAAAGTAACATCCGACTGGATTTGGCAAAAGATGCAACTATCGTCGCCTCGACTGAAGTCGCGGCGTATCGCGCGACGGAAAAAACCAAGTACGCTGAAGCGGAAAATGGTTGGCTTCCCTTTATCAGTATTGCTGATGCACAAAACGTGGCGATTACGGGACAGGGCACCATCGATGGGCAGGGTGCCGTCTGGTGGGAACGTTGGCGTGAGAATATTCGTGCAACCGGTAAGAAAGGTGGAACCGATCGCCCCCGTCTGATTTATATCAAAAGTTCTAGTAACGTGCTGGTGGACGGTGTCACGCTCACCCATTCCCCGAGCTTCCACGTTGTGATGCGTTACTCGCATGATGTGGATGTTAACGGCACGCGTATTCTGTCGCCGTGGCATGCACCAAACACCGATGCTATTGACCCGATCGACAGCCAGAATATCCGTATCACCAATAATTATATCGACTGTAATGATGACCATATTGCGATAAAAGCCGAGAAGCCAGATAGCCGCTTCCCGAATGGCGTCGTGGATAACATCTA contains these protein-coding regions:
- a CDS encoding glycoside hydrolase family 28 protein, which codes for MRSGLALSLMASCITLGIQAGTAQAASSVKFPDKTCDVTQYGAEGHRLQIALNTEAFQKAIDDCAAAGGGTVHVPRGNYLVDPLFLKSNIRLDLAKDATIVASTEVAAYRATEKTKYAEAENGWLPFISIADAQNVAITGQGTIDGQGAVWWERWRENIRATGKKGGTDRPRLIYIKSSSNVLVDGVTLTHSPSFHVVMRYSHDVDVNGTRILSPWHAPNTDAIDPIDSQNIRITNNYIDCNDDHIAIKAEKPDSRFPNGVVDNIYIANNILKQGRGISIGSETSGGVNNVLVENNQFEGSMYGIRIKTLRGKGGEVKNITYRNTKMVDVEIPLVFAAYYKAAPIVQAEVDKMLAEGGFTMGEQIYPSDTDPEQPFDQHKTPHFSNVTIENLESTGKTKAAAYIIGVPEAPLSGFHFDNVRIDADKGIRVRNAELQTKGLTLNVKEGPVMQLDKGAKVDQ